Proteins encoded within one genomic window of Pseudomonadota bacterium:
- a CDS encoding ParB/RepB/Spo0J family partition protein, translating into MATKKTVESPEFLYLPLGSIIVEEQVRTGIDTTSESFKALMLSIKDKGVLEPVLVTQRDDRYLLLCGERRYLAAQKLGLETIPARVVNAVTQKDEILAIQLTENLQREDLNPIDQAKGILAYIQAKYPDKGYNLDGVINELMNYNLKPEKVSETMTETVSVISKIAGKSTRTMLNVISLLKLVPKIQEVISNGTLPVSQGYLFAANIGSPDFFTIFDEIMETPVTNAKLEKMLTAYKKAKPKSTSRPIPIKKKVAVLQNAKSYFEKKTGMYAKPELQTFLDELRVLVSFMEEQFQKAPATVPDNIATKKPSVSV; encoded by the coding sequence ATGGCAACAAAGAAAACAGTAGAAAGTCCGGAATTTTTGTACCTGCCTCTGGGAAGTATTATCGTGGAAGAACAGGTTCGCACAGGTATTGACACAACAAGCGAGTCCTTTAAAGCTCTTATGTTGTCAATTAAAGACAAGGGTGTATTAGAGCCTGTACTTGTAACGCAAAGAGATGACAGATATCTTTTGCTCTGTGGGGAAAGACGATATCTGGCAGCGCAAAAACTGGGATTGGAAACTATTCCGGCAAGGGTAGTTAATGCCGTTACTCAAAAGGATGAAATACTGGCCATCCAATTGACAGAAAATCTCCAACGGGAAGACTTAAATCCTATAGATCAGGCCAAAGGCATACTTGCATATATTCAGGCAAAATATCCTGACAAAGGGTACAATTTGGATGGGGTAATTAACGAGCTAATGAATTACAACCTGAAACCAGAAAAGGTATCGGAGACTATGACGGAAACAGTTTCCGTCATAAGCAAAATCGCTGGAAAGTCAACAAGGACGATGCTTAACGTGATATCACTTTTAAAACTGGTTCCTAAAATTCAGGAGGTAATTTCGAATGGAACACTGCCTGTTTCGCAGGGATATCTCTTTGCCGCGAACATCGGAAGTCCTGACTTTTTTACCATATTTGATGAAATAATGGAGACGCCTGTAACCAATGCAAAATTAGAAAAGATGCTTACCGCATACAAAAAAGCCAAACCTAAATCAACATCAAGACCCATACCCATTAAAAAGAAGGTTGCCGTCTTACAAAATGCAAAATCATATTTTGAGAAAAAGACCGGGATGTATGCGAAACCTGAACTTCAGACATTCCTTGATGAACTGCGGGTTTTAGTATCTTTCATGGAAGAGCAGTTTCAGAAAGCCCCGGCAACTGTACCGGATAACATAGCAACCAAGAAGCCGTCGGTATCGGTGTAA
- a CDS encoding autotransporter domain-containing protein, producing the protein MRFDRGLRFCIGNIIGGIILMLFPLLLSGATLTPFVPDDPFFLYNEKDDTYKYFPGQWYLQNTAPSEITVYIKSLERNETMKNSLVDANLKGAWNLGYTGKGVVIGIIDDGVEGTQEDLKDNYSTKLSRSFLNGNISETQGPVLLKDNHGTSVAGVAAARGGNKIGGTGAAPYATIAGMRLLSGDQTDEDEFNAYIWGSGVTFDKNTGKFTMKTKPEIAIKNHSYGAKAPFVSEESIVLQSLAKTAANGVIHVFSAGNDRGKANEDTNKTIANSYRDVINVAALGSDGKYTDYSSYGASVFVTAPSNRSDYKGFGVTTTDRTGDDYGYNKYSDSNKQGDYDDTFPNTNYTATFGGTSSSAPLVSGILALGKEANPAMDVRIAKHVLVLTSTKVDSTDTGWVKNGGGNWFNPNYGFGNIDAGKFVETVKKVTYVTPQTSYATGTKTVNESIAKISTSGVGGTSKSFTLTTTELTASLRQPLEGVEVDLNFTHSKRGDLTASVTSPYTTKSCLFYSTSSLASDKQDTTSVTNFSWTFLTNAFWGEDPLGGTDKTSGTWTINMGDTVNNNVGTWKSYGVTLLMGKIVLSTGGATTQTDNIKAKSMTLQNSGDIFKNQTNTTLEVSEKIRVTSGELNVNGKVKMSTRDSDDEDPEDGLLYLDGGIVSGTGEIIAPYGFYHSSGTIKPGNSIGTITITGDYYQDTQGKLLIEIASPTSNDLLAINGAADLKGILETSWTGGYIPAIKTKFGTILTASSGVTGQFTSLLTNITPTVMFKPKYDIPNQIYLMVERDYINQNLLSYLTVNQRAMGSMLNSVGNTATGDLDTVLTVLDALPAYSQAAYALDQLAPKGSEAQYGMGIAAAGFQSSNISDRLSDLRYGMQGISVSGLSLRQGTKPILLAGAGSDLTGMIPSGMNDRWGLFIKGDAVAGDQKDTSDYLGYNFTTAGITMGSDYRFTKNFIAGVMLGMSNSQGNVDNNGSKVKIDSYAFGAYGTYYRKEFFIDGQISYGLSNYDNTRRIVFPGLDRTAFSRPRGNQFNAYGGMGHEFKVKQWMITPTMSLQYIKLGIDGYTERGAGAISLDVDKQNIESIQGNIGAKLSYAWQTDNALVIPGIRASYGYEFARDSQSVTGQLAQGSSPFSVATASPDRSSLSLGAGITVVTKNALSLSVNYGAQIGESKYVAQSVNAGVRIEF; encoded by the coding sequence ATGCGGTTTGATAGGGGTTTAAGATTTTGCATCGGAAATATTATTGGCGGCATTATTTTAATGCTGTTTCCTCTGCTTCTTTCAGGTGCGACACTAACGCCTTTTGTACCGGACGACCCTTTTTTCCTGTACAACGAAAAAGACGATACATATAAGTACTTCCCGGGGCAGTGGTATTTGCAAAACACAGCACCCTCGGAGATAACCGTGTATATCAAATCACTGGAAAGAAATGAAACCATGAAAAATTCCCTTGTGGATGCAAATCTAAAAGGTGCATGGAATCTGGGATATACGGGAAAGGGGGTTGTAATAGGGATAATTGACGACGGTGTAGAAGGAACACAAGAAGATCTTAAGGATAATTACAGCACCAAATTGAGCCGCTCGTTTTTGAACGGTAATATATCGGAGACACAGGGACCGGTGCTCCTGAAAGATAACCACGGCACCTCTGTCGCGGGAGTGGCCGCTGCCAGGGGGGGTAACAAGATCGGCGGTACCGGGGCTGCTCCATACGCCACTATCGCGGGGATGCGTCTTTTGAGCGGTGACCAGACAGATGAGGATGAATTTAATGCCTATATATGGGGGAGCGGGGTAACGTTCGATAAGAATACAGGAAAGTTTACAATGAAGACCAAACCTGAAATAGCCATTAAAAACCACAGTTACGGAGCAAAAGCACCCTTTGTCAGCGAGGAAAGCATAGTTTTGCAGTCTCTGGCCAAGACGGCGGCCAACGGGGTAATCCATGTATTTTCCGCAGGCAATGACAGGGGTAAAGCAAATGAGGATACAAACAAAACTATAGCAAACAGTTACAGGGATGTCATTAATGTAGCAGCCCTGGGCAGCGACGGCAAGTATACCGATTACAGCAGTTATGGAGCAAGCGTTTTTGTTACGGCCCCTTCAAACCGTAGCGATTATAAAGGATTCGGTGTTACCACCACAGACCGCACCGGTGATGATTACGGGTACAATAAGTATTCCGACTCAAACAAACAGGGTGATTATGATGATACTTTTCCTAATACCAATTACACGGCCACATTCGGTGGTACATCCTCATCGGCGCCTCTCGTCTCCGGCATACTGGCATTAGGGAAAGAGGCAAACCCCGCTATGGATGTTCGTATTGCCAAACATGTCCTTGTTTTGACAAGTACCAAAGTCGACTCCACTGATACGGGATGGGTTAAAAACGGGGGAGGCAACTGGTTTAATCCTAATTACGGTTTCGGCAACATCGATGCCGGCAAGTTTGTAGAGACCGTGAAAAAAGTCACCTATGTGACCCCTCAGACATCTTATGCCACGGGGACCAAGACAGTAAATGAATCTATTGCAAAAATCAGCACCTCCGGTGTCGGCGGGACAAGTAAGTCCTTTACCCTGACTACAACAGAGTTGACCGCCTCCTTGAGGCAGCCTCTTGAGGGTGTAGAGGTTGATCTCAATTTTACCCATTCAAAGCGTGGTGACCTGACGGCCAGTGTCACATCCCCATACACAACAAAAAGCTGCCTTTTTTATTCCACATCCAGCCTTGCCTCCGACAAGCAGGATACCACAAGTGTTACAAACTTTAGCTGGACATTCCTTACCAATGCCTTCTGGGGAGAGGACCCGCTTGGCGGAACAGACAAGACAAGCGGCACATGGACCATCAACATGGGCGATACCGTAAACAATAACGTGGGCACATGGAAAAGTTACGGAGTTACCTTGCTTATGGGCAAGATAGTCTTAAGCACCGGGGGTGCCACAACACAGACAGATAATATCAAGGCCAAATCCATGACATTACAAAACTCCGGCGATATCTTTAAGAATCAAACGAATACAACCCTTGAGGTGAGCGAAAAGATCCGAGTTACAAGCGGAGAATTGAATGTCAATGGTAAAGTTAAGATGTCTACCAGGGATTCAGACGACGAAGATCCCGAAGATGGGCTTTTATACCTTGATGGCGGCATTGTCTCCGGTACCGGTGAAATTATTGCCCCTTATGGCTTCTACCATTCGTCAGGTACGATAAAACCGGGTAACTCCATCGGTACCATTACCATAACCGGCGACTATTATCAGGACACTCAAGGAAAGCTCTTAATCGAGATAGCCTCCCCGACAAGCAACGATCTCCTTGCCATAAACGGCGCTGCTGACTTGAAAGGCATCCTCGAGACCTCATGGACAGGGGGCTATATCCCGGCAATAAAGACGAAGTTCGGCACTATCCTTACCGCCTCATCAGGGGTAACAGGACAGTTCACTTCCCTTCTCACCAATATTACCCCCACAGTAATGTTCAAGCCCAAGTATGATATCCCGAACCAGATATATCTCATGGTGGAAAGAGATTACATCAATCAGAACCTTCTCTCTTACCTTACCGTGAACCAGAGGGCAATGGGTTCTATGCTCAACTCCGTAGGAAATACGGCAACAGGTGATCTCGATACTGTTTTAACCGTCCTCGATGCTCTTCCTGCTTACAGCCAGGCAGCATATGCCTTAGATCAGCTTGCCCCGAAAGGCTCTGAAGCACAATACGGCATGGGTATTGCTGCTGCCGGGTTCCAGAGCAGCAACATCTCCGATCGTTTAAGCGATCTGAGATATGGCATGCAGGGGATAAGCGTAAGCGGGTTATCCTTGAGACAGGGAACAAAACCTATCCTCCTTGCCGGTGCAGGCTCCGATCTCACAGGCATGATCCCTTCAGGTATGAATGACCGCTGGGGTTTATTTATAAAGGGAGATGCTGTTGCAGGAGACCAGAAGGATACCTCCGATTACTTAGGATACAACTTTACCACTGCAGGTATTACCATGGGAAGCGATTACCGTTTTACAAAGAACTTCATTGCCGGTGTTATGCTGGGTATGAGCAACTCACAAGGGAATGTAGACAATAACGGCAGTAAGGTGAAAATAGACAGTTATGCCTTCGGCGCCTACGGTACCTACTACCGGAAGGAGTTCTTCATAGACGGCCAGATAAGTTACGGTCTTTCAAACTACGATAATACCCGCAGGATCGTCTTTCCCGGTCTTGACCGCACTGCTTTTTCACGTCCCCGGGGTAATCAATTCAACGCCTATGGAGGTATGGGACATGAGTTCAAAGTAAAGCAATGGATGATCACCCCCACCATGTCCCTCCAGTATATCAAACTTGGCATAGACGGCTATACCGAGCGGGGGGCAGGCGCTATAAGTCTTGATGTGGATAAACAGAACATCGAATCCATCCAGGGAAATATTGGGGCTAAATTATCCTATGCCTGGCAGACAGATAATGCACTTGTTATACCCGGTATCCGCGCTTCCTACGGATATGAGTTTGCACGGGATAGCCAGAGCGTAACGGGACAACTGGCACAGGGAAGTTCTCCCTTCAGTGTTGCGACAGCATCCCCGGACAGAAGCTCCCTCTCTCTCGGGGCAGGTATTACCGTAGTAACAAAGAATGCCCTTTCCCTCTCAGTCAACTATGGTGCGCAGATCGGTGAGAGCAAGTATGTTGCACAAAGTGTCAATGCAGGTGTAAGGATAGAGTTTTA
- a CDS encoding ATP-binding protein, translating to MIILVGLIFLAITVVSIVILSQKISTPAQRAIETLKQVTLHSGEMVTMIGHDKRIEFVNLAMEKLMQRPSGEIIGTQPLLANVNDTPEEEIWRCLDSHNMWTGRLKINKDASGSAILETIIIPLQDRKGHIFNYLEICRDITHELTVESRLRQAQKIEAIGTLAGGIAHDFNNILSGIFGYAELALIEENDPARAKRYVSEVLKAAERARGLVKQILTFSRQTELELKEIMPKYIINEAIKLLRASIPSTIELLTNLKSTAVIIADPTQIHQLIVNLCTNAAYAMKDTKGVIDITLEDMDVDETFAKLHPDIHPGKYVLLRVSDTGCGIKPEIIDHIFDPFFTTKPKGDGTGLGLSLIHGIVRKISGTIIITSEVNRGSTFDIIMPVVSLEMKLADNDASDNLPHGSERIMLVDDEKQIASAFLDILTILEYKVTIFTDSLLALETLRSHSADFDLLITDYTMPNLTGIEIAEKMEESNINIPVILCSGYVHQDIEEASRKAGIREILRKPIKPTEMAAAIRRVLERS from the coding sequence ATGATTATTCTGGTCGGCCTCATCTTTCTTGCCATTACCGTGGTCAGCATTGTTATTCTATCGCAGAAAATAAGCACTCCGGCTCAGAGGGCCATCGAAACCCTCAAACAGGTGACGCTCCATTCAGGAGAAATGGTCACCATGATAGGACATGACAAGAGAATCGAGTTTGTCAATCTCGCCATGGAAAAATTGATGCAACGGCCTTCCGGGGAAATCATAGGCACACAGCCCCTCTTAGCAAATGTCAATGATACTCCAGAGGAAGAGATCTGGCGTTGCCTTGACTCGCACAATATGTGGACAGGCCGTCTCAAAATCAATAAAGACGCCTCTGGATCGGCTATACTGGAAACGATTATCATTCCACTTCAGGACAGGAAGGGGCATATTTTCAACTATCTTGAGATCTGCCGGGATATAACCCATGAACTGACGGTGGAATCAAGACTTCGTCAAGCCCAGAAGATCGAGGCCATAGGAACACTGGCCGGGGGTATTGCACATGATTTCAATAACATTCTAAGCGGGATCTTCGGATATGCCGAACTGGCATTGATCGAAGAAAACGATCCGGCCAGGGCAAAAAGGTATGTTTCAGAAGTGCTGAAGGCAGCGGAAAGAGCCCGGGGCCTGGTCAAACAAATTCTTACTTTCAGCAGGCAAACGGAACTGGAACTCAAGGAGATTATGCCAAAATATATCATCAATGAAGCAATAAAACTTCTCAGAGCATCAATCCCCTCCACTATCGAATTGCTGACCAATCTGAAAAGCACCGCTGTTATCATTGCTGACCCGACACAGATTCACCAACTCATCGTCAACCTTTGTACCAACGCTGCCTATGCTATGAAGGACACTAAAGGTGTGATTGATATAACCCTTGAAGATATGGATGTGGATGAAACATTCGCAAAGCTTCATCCTGATATTCATCCGGGGAAATATGTCCTTCTCAGGGTGTCAGACACAGGGTGCGGCATAAAGCCGGAAATAATTGACCACATTTTTGATCCATTCTTTACAACAAAACCGAAAGGGGATGGGACAGGATTAGGTCTTTCCCTCATCCACGGTATTGTAAGGAAAATAAGCGGTACCATCATCATAACCAGTGAAGTCAATAGAGGCTCAACCTTTGATATTATTATGCCCGTTGTCTCGTTAGAAATGAAGCTTGCCGACAATGATGCATCAGACAATCTCCCCCATGGAAGCGAAAGAATAATGCTTGTCGATGATGAGAAACAAATAGCCAGCGCCTTTTTGGACATACTCACCATCCTCGAATACAAAGTCACAATCTTCACAGACAGCCTGCTGGCACTGGAAACGTTACGAAGCCATTCCGCCGACTTCGACCTCCTTATAACCGATTATACCATGCCGAACCTTACAGGTATTGAGATTGCAGAAAAGATGGAGGAGAGTAACATTAACATTCCCGTAATTCTCTGTTCGGGTTATGTCCATCAAGACATCGAAGAGGCGTCGCGCAAGGCCGGTATCAGGGAAATACTAAGGAAGCCAATAAAACCTACAGAGATGGCTGCCGCCATTCGCCGGGTTTTGGAAAGATCATGA
- a CDS encoding O-antigen ligase family protein — protein sequence MKSIMLLCIAAYASLLGGYLSPAYGILIFFILTIILFLWFSPSIKIKKDVLVVLIFSLYAAASALWAEDKWASIMFSSSLLSGGLLYLMLRNYENWEDRLLFVLVFCGVINAALGAFQAIHDTPKGFFYNPNTYSGFLTPLIPLSMYLYWKYKKTSLVWITSFLIFSDLMSTSRAGILSMFLSLLVVLYFLFKSKEKKAFIRLIFGASVAFAFYLIFPYILDLFMTVQHNAISPVNATLEKGTKSIVQKYYQHQDTLKLFLKSPFFGHGINSYLGLIKTIANPYLQRMQVHTHNMFLNILVELGIIGFIFFALFVIIVLKRSIFSTNYFFKAALFAYLFHNLVEYNFPAPPFQVIFYTLAALIVTETDSTINFIEVKAWMKKAANYSILIFFFALIVPQYIGFYYLNKAKNTVESQDIDGAYKYLFYASSFSYASSMVQESMADFLSQIYMSSKQKSEQLSQDTEKYYLKALNLNSVNGEIYIGIAKFYFNTGKHELSERYLVKATELFPYNQMYKIEMANFYKATGRFAESVKLLMDVDKFLSKYAPLDPLRILACLKLAECSRAEGNLKLYRNYSEKAERLKGLAAVKQQITP from the coding sequence ATGAAAAGCATTATGCTCTTGTGCATTGCCGCATACGCTTCTCTTTTAGGCGGCTATTTATCTCCGGCATATGGAATTCTAATATTTTTTATTCTCACAATTATCCTCTTTTTGTGGTTTTCTCCTTCTATAAAAATAAAAAAAGATGTGCTTGTTGTTTTGATTTTTTCTCTCTATGCAGCAGCATCTGCTTTATGGGCTGAGGATAAATGGGCTTCTATTATGTTTTCGTCTTCCTTGCTATCCGGCGGACTGCTTTATTTAATGCTAAGAAATTATGAGAACTGGGAAGACAGACTGCTTTTTGTTCTCGTTTTTTGCGGTGTTATAAACGCTGCCCTTGGAGCATTTCAGGCAATCCATGATACTCCTAAAGGTTTTTTTTATAATCCGAATACCTATTCCGGTTTTCTTACGCCACTTATCCCTTTATCCATGTATTTATACTGGAAATATAAAAAGACGTCCCTGGTCTGGATTACATCATTTCTGATATTTTCAGATCTAATGTCAACATCACGGGCCGGGATACTTTCTATGTTTTTGTCGCTTCTTGTAGTTTTATATTTTTTATTTAAAAGTAAAGAAAAAAAGGCATTTATCCGTCTAATTTTTGGGGCTTCTGTTGCATTTGCATTTTATCTGATTTTTCCGTATATCCTGGATCTTTTTATGACAGTGCAACATAACGCAATCTCACCTGTAAATGCCACCTTGGAAAAGGGAACCAAAAGTATTGTTCAAAAATACTATCAACATCAGGATACGTTAAAGCTTTTTTTAAAATCACCTTTTTTCGGCCATGGCATAAATTCATATCTCGGCCTTATTAAAACAATAGCCAATCCTTATCTGCAAAGAATGCAAGTCCATACGCACAATATGTTTCTTAACATACTTGTTGAATTAGGCATAATCGGTTTTATATTCTTTGCGTTATTTGTCATAATTGTGTTAAAAAGATCTATATTTTCAACTAATTATTTTTTTAAAGCTGCGCTGTTTGCATATTTATTTCATAACCTTGTTGAGTATAATTTCCCTGCTCCTCCCTTTCAGGTGATATTTTATACCCTCGCTGCTTTAATAGTTACAGAGACGGATAGTACGATTAATTTTATTGAAGTCAAGGCATGGATGAAAAAAGCTGCCAATTATTCAATCCTGATTTTCTTCTTTGCTTTGATAGTTCCACAATATATCGGTTTTTACTATTTAAATAAGGCAAAAAATACTGTTGAAAGTCAGGATATAGACGGGGCTTACAAATATTTGTTTTATGCTTCTTCTTTTAGTTACGCTTCATCAATGGTCCAGGAAAGTATGGCCGATTTCTTAAGTCAGATATATATGTCATCTAAGCAGAAAAGCGAACAATTGTCGCAAGATACGGAAAAGTACTACTTAAAAGCGTTAAATTTAAATAGTGTTAATGGCGAAATATATATCGGCATTGCAAAGTTTTACTTCAATACCGGTAAGCACGAGTTATCAGAAAGATATCTTGTTAAGGCAACGGAGCTATTTCCTTACAATCAGATGTATAAAATTGAAATGGCAAATTTTTACAAAGCAACAGGAAGGTTTGCTGAGTCCGTTAAACTTTTAATGGACGTGGATAAATTTCTTAGCAAATATGCTCCACTCGATCCTCTAAGAATCCTGGCTTGCCTTAAACTTGCAGAATGCTCCAGAGCTGAAGGCAATCTGAAGCTCTATAGGAATTACAGCGAGAAGGCGGAGAGACTAAAGGGGCTTGCTGCAGTAAAACAACAAATCACACCTTAG
- a CDS encoding HAD family hydrolase, with amino-acid sequence MEENKREMKGPERLNNKDIRAIIFDIDGTLVDTFEVYQKVFNKGIAQFGVPPATQEVLRDYLAKGLSLRQILEKVFPYPIDDDTYATCRTEILELFQKAEIGEVKAFPGTEELFGHLQQKGIKIGIATGRMSSNEDEWTRFRKLGLDGYISAIVTSKEIKFRKPSPDVIIECAKRLDVPAETCIAIGDTVSDIHAAKQAGSLAAAVTTGHEDEDNLLREHPDFLFHSVGDLALYLKQNLPDAQS; translated from the coding sequence ATGGAGGAGAATAAAAGAGAGATGAAAGGACCTGAAAGGCTTAACAACAAAGACATAAGAGCCATTATATTCGATATTGATGGTACCCTTGTTGATACATTCGAGGTTTATCAAAAGGTGTTTAATAAAGGTATTGCTCAGTTTGGTGTGCCGCCTGCGACACAGGAGGTTTTGCGCGATTATCTGGCAAAGGGATTAAGCCTGCGTCAGATCTTAGAGAAAGTATTTCCATACCCGATAGATGATGATACCTACGCAACGTGCAGGACAGAGATTCTTGAGCTTTTCCAAAAAGCGGAAATTGGAGAAGTGAAAGCTTTTCCGGGAACAGAAGAATTGTTTGGTCATTTACAACAGAAAGGTATAAAAATTGGTATTGCTACAGGAAGAATGTCATCCAACGAGGATGAATGGACCAGATTCAGGAAATTGGGACTTGACGGGTATATAAGTGCCATAGTGACCTCAAAGGAGATAAAATTCAGAAAGCCGTCCCCCGATGTTATTATTGAATGCGCAAAGAGACTCGATGTTCCAGCGGAGACATGTATTGCAATAGGAGATACCGTATCGGATATACACGCTGCAAAACAGGCAGGGTCCCTTGCAGCAGCAGTTACTACCGGTCATGAGGATGAAGATAATCTTTTAAGAGAGCATCCCGATTTTCTCTTTCATAGTGTCGGTGATCTTGCCCTCTACCTTAAGCAGAACCTGCCGGACGCACAATCATAA
- a CDS encoding AMP-binding protein, with protein MPIEGFEPYRQEDIERYNKYRYWLGLTWGDMFDKATDIYPQKECLADDNASFTYEQLREKVDRLAVSFIELGIAQRDFVLLQIPNWHEYIITFYALQKIGAITVLLIARHGLAEIKHICSLTHPVAWIGPEQYKKIDFLPIIQQVMEENKELKHLISVRAQENKAFIPLEKLIDEGKLTSSSLAGLAARRPDPMEVSMILLTGGTTGLPKAVPRTHNDYIASVEYHSRAWEITSNDVVLTAAPVSHAQAMHNGVGGAFFNFAKYVLTDSTEAQDICSVIEREKVTAFPTVPALVQRMLTLDNLKQYDLSSLKKIYAGGAPSTPELVRSIYDKLNCKFVNAFGSAEGSGSMTRLDADIETICTTVGKIDCPYARFRIVDQNGQEVPPDHEGELTTKGPNIFTGYFKSHEDNLLTFTEDGFFKTGDLAKIDQSGTIMITGRIKETILRGGETISAVGIERLISSHPAVADVAVIGMPDKTLGERICAYIQLKEGAALSFEELIAYLRGSGASVMQLPERVEFIEKIPLTNIGKADKKALKEDIGKKLGVNGI; from the coding sequence ATGCCCATAGAAGGATTTGAACCGTACAGACAGGAAGATATTGAAAGATACAACAAGTACAGGTATTGGCTGGGTCTTACATGGGGAGATATGTTCGACAAAGCTACCGATATCTACCCTCAAAAAGAATGTCTCGCAGACGATAATGCGAGTTTTACCTATGAGCAACTGCGCGAAAAGGTAGATCGTCTTGCAGTGAGCTTTATAGAGTTGGGGATAGCTCAACGGGATTTTGTCTTGCTTCAGATTCCAAACTGGCATGAGTATATAATCACTTTTTACGCGCTGCAAAAAATAGGGGCAATAACAGTCCTTCTCATTGCACGCCATGGTCTTGCAGAAATCAAGCATATTTGCAGCCTGACACATCCCGTAGCATGGATCGGTCCCGAACAGTACAAAAAAATCGATTTTCTGCCCATCATACAGCAGGTAATGGAGGAAAATAAAGAACTCAAGCATCTCATATCGGTGAGGGCACAGGAAAACAAGGCCTTTATACCGCTGGAGAAACTGATTGATGAAGGAAAGTTGACGTCCTCATCCCTTGCAGGGCTTGCAGCCAGACGCCCTGATCCTATGGAAGTTTCGATGATACTTCTTACAGGCGGTACAACGGGCTTGCCCAAAGCCGTTCCAAGGACACACAATGACTACATTGCAAGCGTTGAGTATCATTCAAGGGCCTGGGAGATAACAAGTAATGACGTTGTGCTGACCGCTGCTCCTGTCAGCCACGCACAAGCTATGCATAACGGTGTGGGAGGAGCCTTTTTTAACTTTGCAAAATATGTGCTCACCGATTCAACAGAGGCTCAGGATATCTGCAGTGTTATAGAACGGGAAAAGGTAACGGCATTCCCCACTGTGCCTGCTCTTGTTCAGAGAATGTTAACCCTTGATAATTTAAAACAATACGATCTCAGCTCTCTTAAGAAAATTTATGCAGGCGGCGCTCCCAGTACCCCGGAACTGGTAAGGAGCATTTATGATAAACTTAACTGTAAATTTGTAAATGCCTTCGGTTCCGCAGAAGGCTCCGGCTCCATGACACGTCTCGACGCAGACATAGAGACAATTTGTACCACTGTAGGCAAAATAGACTGCCCTTATGCGCGATTCAGGATCGTTGATCAGAACGGACAGGAAGTCCCGCCTGATCATGAAGGAGAACTTACCACAAAGGGCCCGAATATTTTTACCGGTTACTTTAAATCCCATGAAGATAACTTGTTAACATTTACTGAGGACGGGTTCTTCAAAACCGGTGATCTTGCAAAGATTGACCAATCCGGCACTATCATGATTACAGGCAGAATCAAAGAAACCATCCTGCGCGGCGGAGAAACGATAAGCGCGGTAGGTATCGAGCGATTGATCAGCTCCCATCCCGCCGTTGCTGATGTTGCCGTCATTGGCATGCCTGACAAGACATTGGGTGAACGTATATGCGCCTACATACAGCTCAAAGAAGGGGCAGCCCTTTCCTTTGAGGAACTCATTGCCTATCTGAGAGGCTCCGGGGCATCAGTTATGCAATTACCGGAACGGGTCGAATTCATTGAAAAGATCCCCCTTACAAATATCGGAAAGGCCGACAAAAAGGCTCTGAAGGAAGACATCGGAAAAAAACTTGGCGTGAATGGAATATGA